The following are from one region of the Methanospirillum hungatei genome:
- a CDS encoding YunC family protein — translation MEEIKFLRDNTEVSGYIIPIGPVNLVFAKTNKGIVGCGAIDVIALEKFHIPAVKVKPSSGDSIHDIDELLKGVVVVVNSDAKEAGIHLDMTGEEAILSLL, via the coding sequence ATGGAAGAAATAAAATTTCTCCGGGATAATACTGAAGTATCAGGGTATATCATTCCTATTGGTCCAGTCAACCTCGTTTTTGCAAAAACCAATAAGGGTATTGTCGGATGCGGTGCCATTGATGTTATCGCCCTTGAGAAATTTCATATTCCGGCAGTTAAAGTCAAACCCTCCTCTGGAGATTCAATACATGACATTGATGAACTTCTGAAAGGGGTTGTGGTTGTAGTAAATTCTGATGCAAAAGAAGCAGGTATTCATCTGGACATGACCGGAGAAGAAGCGATTTTATCACTTCTCTGA
- the cofC gene encoding 2-phospho-L-lactate guanylyltransferase encodes MCRGSLWWFWVLISTAIPFSISDGNHVFKMRIPVVIPYKPINPKTRLSCILTENERESFAYAMLRDVVDAVKSAGCSPLILATAPVTLDDVPVQILEEGLNETINKFCEGNEEPMAIVMADLALADRSSILSLLTSGGDLAIAPGRGGGTNGIYVRSATLFQAQYYGMSYEKHVRYGTDTGLMVKIIDSFRLYCDIDEQDDLIEIFIHNNGYSRDWLIRQGFEIAMKKSRIGVKRPDCESDL; translated from the coding sequence ATGTGCCGGGGATCCTTATGGTGGTTTTGGGTTTTGATAAGTACTGCGATTCCTTTTTCCATCTCTGATGGCAACCATGTTTTCAAGATGCGGATACCGGTTGTCATCCCCTACAAACCAATAAATCCAAAGACTCGTCTTTCATGCATTCTAACCGAGAATGAGCGGGAAAGTTTTGCTTATGCAATGCTCCGGGATGTCGTTGATGCAGTGAAAAGTGCAGGATGCTCACCTCTTATCCTTGCTACAGCACCAGTTACACTTGATGATGTTCCAGTCCAAATCCTGGAAGAAGGACTAAACGAAACAATAAATAAGTTCTGCGAGGGAAATGAAGAGCCGATGGCTATTGTTATGGCTGATCTTGCTCTTGCTGACCGGTCGTCAATTCTCTCTCTTCTCACTTCCGGTGGCGATCTCGCCATTGCTCCAGGACGAGGTGGAGGAACTAACGGAATATATGTCAGATCTGCAACATTATTTCAAGCTCAGTACTATGGAATGAGTTATGAAAAACACGTCAGGTATGGGACAGATACCGGACTTATGGTAAAAATAATCGATTCATTCAGATTATACTGTGACATTGACGAGCAGGATGACCTAATAGAAATCTTCATCCACAATAATGGATATTCACGGGACTGGCTTATCAGACAAGGATTTGAAATTGCAATGAAAAAGAGCAGAATTGGTGTAAAAAGGCCTGATTGTGAGAGTGATCTTTAA
- the cofG gene encoding 7,8-didemethyl-8-hydroxy-5-deazariboflavin synthase CofG, which yields MSSVITYSRNVFLPLTFVCRNSCGYCIFRRPPGDGCVLSPDEVLQILRRGAEAGCTEALFTFGERPEEVDGFLPFLEQFGYSSILEYCHAMAEEALRIGLLPHTNAGVMTADEMKYLSDVNASMGLMLETTADIPAHRNCLGKEPGRRIAMIEDAGRLKIPFTTGILLGIGETPSDRRQSLQVIADLHKKYGHIQEIIIQNFCPKPGTEMSAFPGASLRDMQETVRMAKEILPPDIAIQIPPNLADAEKILLCGVTDLGGISPVTIDYVNPDHPWPAFDELAALTKGYTLQERLCIYPQYIRKGWYHDKIRERIISLENTILMRGSSVIPAKPLYEGKAKSVYTSENPDELIVVFRNDMTAFNGVKHDLFTDKGRLNATASNFFMKMLEAEGIKTHYIRMSAPDTMIVRRLEMIPLEVIVRNVAAGSMTKKYPVAEGTVLDWPVVTIDYKDDERGDPMINDDLIQVLHILTGDELTQVKKIALLVNTVLTRFFDECGIRLVDFKLEFGKAGGNIFLGDEISMDSMRLWDKETGESFDKDVYRFDKGDVITAYRNVLKRIIPEFSI from the coding sequence ATGTCATCGGTTATTACATATTCGCGGAATGTTTTTCTGCCTTTAACTTTTGTTTGCAGAAATTCCTGTGGGTACTGTATCTTCCGGCGCCCGCCCGGCGATGGATGTGTTCTCTCTCCTGACGAAGTTCTTCAGATACTCAGGCGCGGGGCAGAGGCTGGATGCACCGAGGCACTCTTTACCTTTGGGGAACGCCCTGAAGAAGTGGATGGATTTTTGCCCTTCCTGGAACAATTTGGGTACTCATCAATCCTGGAATATTGTCATGCTATGGCAGAAGAGGCACTCCGAATAGGCCTTCTTCCTCATACCAATGCCGGAGTTATGACCGCAGATGAAATGAAGTACCTGTCAGATGTGAATGCCAGTATGGGTCTGATGCTGGAGACAACAGCTGATATTCCTGCACACAGGAATTGTCTGGGAAAAGAGCCCGGTCGGCGGATTGCTATGATAGAGGATGCAGGAAGATTAAAAATTCCATTTACTACAGGCATTTTACTTGGAATCGGTGAAACTCCGTCCGACCGAAGACAATCCCTGCAGGTCATTGCAGATTTACATAAAAAATACGGGCATATACAGGAGATAATAATTCAAAATTTCTGTCCGAAACCAGGTACAGAGATGAGTGCATTTCCTGGAGCATCTCTTCGTGACATGCAAGAGACCGTCCGGATGGCAAAAGAGATTCTTCCTCCGGATATTGCTATTCAGATTCCTCCTAATCTTGCGGATGCAGAGAAAATTCTTCTTTGTGGAGTTACTGATCTTGGTGGTATCTCTCCAGTAACAATTGACTATGTAAATCCTGATCATCCCTGGCCGGCATTTGATGAACTTGCAGCGTTGACAAAGGGATATACATTACAGGAGCGGTTATGTATCTACCCGCAGTACATCCGGAAGGGTTGGTATCATGACAAGATCAGGGAACGTATCATCAGTCTTGAGAACACAATACTTATGAGAGGTTCATCCGTGATACCGGCAAAACCCCTGTATGAGGGGAAAGCAAAATCAGTTTATACCAGTGAAAATCCTGATGAACTGATTGTTGTCTTTCGAAATGATATGACCGCCTTTAATGGGGTCAAGCATGACCTGTTTACTGACAAGGGAAGACTGAATGCAACTGCATCGAATTTTTTTATGAAGATGCTGGAGGCCGAGGGAATTAAAACCCACTATATCCGAATGTCTGCTCCTGACACAATGATCGTCCGTCGCTTGGAAATGATCCCCCTTGAAGTCATTGTCAGGAATGTTGCTGCCGGTTCGATGACGAAAAAGTATCCGGTTGCTGAAGGAACTGTCCTGGATTGGCCGGTAGTTACCATTGATTACAAGGATGATGAACGGGGAGATCCCATGATAAATGATGATCTCATTCAGGTCCTGCATATTCTGACCGGCGATGAACTCACACAGGTAAAGAAGATAGCATTACTGGTAAACACTGTTCTTACCCGGTTCTTTGATGAATGCGGCATTCGTCTGGTTGATTTCAAACTTGAGTTTGGAAAGGCAGGCGGGAACATCTTCCTCGGTGATGAGATTAGTATGGATTCCATGCGATTGTGGGATAAAGAAACCGGCGAATCATTTGATAAAGATGTATACCGGTTTGATAAAGGGGATGTCATTACCGCGTACCGGAATGTGTTAAAACGAATTATTCCTGAATTTTCCATATAG
- a CDS encoding glycosyltransferase family 4 protein — translation MKIAFVYDVLYPDTIGGVEKRIYEIGKRLAKRGHEVHVFPMTTGSGNEIIRRDGLIIHPVCRPIGLYTGGRRSVFQAVWYALHLFPVLLRIRVDIIDCQNFPYFPIVISRIIGWLRHENYVITWHECWGEFWYQYLGLGGFFGRLTEKFSLLLSHHSIAVSHHTVTRMKAEEKTCEPIIIPNGITLDDITIIQPFTKQVDVIFVGRFIPEKHPELVIEAIRILVHTYPAITCSLIGDGPMMSELHEKIHDYRLSDNIHLEGFISDYKEVIGRIKSARVFVLPSEREGFGIVCVEALACNVPIVTTQYPLNAACDHVLPGCGYAAMPNAQDIAKGIQMYLFRQPDVSVIHDYIKKHDWDTIVCLLEQTYNKLILSK, via the coding sequence ATGAAAATTGCATTTGTATATGATGTGCTCTATCCAGATACCATAGGGGGGGTAGAAAAGCGGATATATGAGATTGGCAAACGTCTTGCGAAACGAGGTCATGAAGTTCATGTATTTCCTATGACCACAGGATCAGGGAATGAGATTATCCGCCGCGATGGACTAATTATACACCCGGTATGCCGACCAATTGGGCTTTATACAGGAGGGAGACGATCAGTCTTTCAGGCAGTCTGGTATGCTCTGCACCTCTTTCCAGTTCTTCTCAGGATTCGGGTTGACATCATAGATTGTCAGAATTTCCCATATTTTCCCATTGTAATATCCAGGATCATCGGATGGCTTAGACATGAAAATTATGTAATTACCTGGCATGAATGCTGGGGAGAATTTTGGTACCAATACCTTGGTCTTGGTGGATTTTTTGGGAGACTAACTGAAAAATTTTCGCTTCTTTTATCACATCATTCCATTGCAGTGTCACATCATACAGTAACTCGGATGAAAGCAGAAGAAAAAACATGTGAACCGATAATAATCCCGAATGGCATTACTCTTGATGATATCACCATAATCCAGCCATTTACAAAACAGGTGGATGTTATATTTGTTGGCCGGTTTATACCAGAAAAACATCCGGAACTCGTTATTGAGGCTATCAGGATTCTTGTACATACCTATCCTGCAATCACCTGTTCACTGATAGGAGATGGACCGATGATGTCAGAATTACATGAAAAAATTCACGATTATAGACTTTCTGATAATATTCATCTTGAAGGGTTTATCAGCGATTATAAAGAGGTTATCGGAAGAATAAAATCTGCCCGGGTATTTGTGCTCCCCAGTGAGCGGGAGGGATTTGGAATTGTCTGTGTTGAGGCATTGGCATGTAATGTCCCCATCGTAACTACACAATATCCCCTGAATGCAGCTTGTGACCATGTTCTGCCAGGATGTGGGTATGCTGCGATGCCAAATGCTCAGGATATTGCTAAAGGGATTCAGATGTACCTATTCAGACAACCAGATGTGTCCGTTATTCACGATTATATTAAGAAACATGACTGGGACACAATTGTCTGTTTGCTTGAACAGACATACAACAAACTGATCTTATCCAAATGA
- the ilvC gene encoding ketol-acid reductoisomerase — protein MLEKYYDKDADMSAISSKTIAVIGYGSQGRGQALNLKDSGLNVVIGLRPGKSWDLAKSEGFEVMEVADAAKKADVIQILIPDEHQGAVYREQIAKGLTKGKTLMFSHGFNIHFGQIVPPADVDVVMVAPKGPGHMVRRTYTEGKGVPALIAIHQDVSGNARKLALAYAKGIGATRAVVFETSFREETETDLFGEQAVLCGGMTSLIRAGFETLVEAGYAPEMAYLEVLHETKLIVDLIYEGGFTKMRNAISNTAQFGDLTRGPRVIGQESYLAMQEILEEIQTGAFAKEWMLENMVNRPVFTALTKADEEHLIEEVGKEIRATMPQFKNL, from the coding sequence ATGTTAGAGAAATACTATGACAAAGATGCCGACATGTCAGCTATCTCTTCAAAGACGATAGCAGTCATCGGGTATGGATCCCAGGGCAGAGGACAGGCATTAAACCTGAAAGATAGCGGTCTTAACGTTGTTATCGGTCTTCGTCCAGGTAAGAGCTGGGACCTGGCAAAAAGTGAAGGCTTTGAAGTGATGGAAGTCGCCGATGCAGCAAAAAAGGCAGATGTAATTCAGATCCTCATCCCTGATGAACACCAGGGAGCAGTCTACCGTGAACAGATTGCAAAAGGACTTACCAAAGGCAAGACCCTCATGTTCTCACACGGATTTAACATCCACTTCGGCCAGATTGTTCCCCCGGCTGATGTAGATGTAGTCATGGTGGCACCAAAAGGACCAGGACATATGGTTCGGCGGACATATACCGAAGGAAAGGGTGTTCCCGCACTCATCGCTATCCACCAGGATGTTTCTGGAAATGCACGAAAACTTGCTCTTGCCTATGCAAAAGGAATTGGAGCCACCCGTGCAGTTGTCTTTGAGACATCATTCCGCGAGGAGACCGAGACTGATCTCTTTGGAGAACAGGCAGTTTTGTGTGGTGGAATGACATCACTCATTCGGGCAGGATTTGAAACCCTTGTTGAAGCTGGATATGCACCGGAAATGGCATATCTTGAGGTACTCCATGAGACAAAACTCATCGTTGACCTCATTTATGAAGGTGGATTTACTAAAATGCGTAATGCAATCTCGAACACTGCACAGTTTGGAGACCTGACCAGGGGACCCAGAGTTATTGGTCAGGAGTCATATCTGGCTATGCAGGAGATTCTTGAAGAAATTCAGACAGGAGCATTTGCAAAAGAATGGATGCTTGAGAATATGGTCAATCGTCCTGTATTTACCGCACTCACCAAAGCCGATGAAGAGCACCTCATCGAAGAAGTTGGAAAAGAGATCAGGGCAACCATGCCCCAGTTTAAAAATCTCTAA
- a CDS encoding PPC domain-containing DNA-binding protein yields MKYTSGTCGRIFYLHIEHGEDPIKTINTFVKEKEIKAGVIHFIGAVKNAQLVTGPAVDILPPIYHEESVVLAHELIGIGLIRTGTDGPAIHLHISGGRRDEALTGCLRGEAEAFILVEAMIIECAGMEIPMTYNSKIQIMLPDLK; encoded by the coding sequence ATGAAATATACCTCCGGAACATGCGGACGAATTTTTTACCTCCATATTGAGCATGGTGAAGATCCAATAAAGACCATCAATACCTTTGTAAAGGAGAAAGAGATCAAAGCTGGTGTTATTCATTTCATAGGTGCAGTGAAAAACGCACAACTTGTCACCGGACCGGCTGTTGATATTCTACCCCCGATTTATCATGAAGAATCAGTCGTCCTTGCTCATGAGCTTATAGGAATCGGACTTATAAGAACTGGTACTGATGGTCCTGCAATTCATCTGCATATTTCTGGAGGCAGGAGAGATGAGGCTCTTACGGGATGTCTTCGTGGAGAAGCAGAGGCTTTTATTCTGGTTGAAGCGATGATAATTGAATGCGCCGGAATGGAAATACCAATGACATATAACAGTAAGATTCAGATAATGCTCCCTGACCTGAAATGA
- a CDS encoding 2-isopropylmalate synthase — MIVLLRDKKIRFLDTTLRDGEQTPGVSLSPTDKVEIATALSDIGVHVIEAGSAVASEGEREAIRLIAQAGLSAECCTYVRALPQDIDCAADAGADSVHLVVPVSDLHIERKMQKTREQVFSMAMEAVEYAKTRGLIVELSGEDASRADMEFLQTLYAAGIEHGADRLCFCDTVGVLTPEVTAEIIPPLCLAPLSIHCHNDLGLALANTLAALKAGASCCHVTVNGLGERAGNTPFEEVVMALEHLYKVDTGIETRKIYPLSTLVSRLTGVPFATNKPIVGTMAFTHESGIHAHGLFRDTRTYEPIAPELVGRMRRIVLGKHSGSASVKAALTELGYSPNPRQLEEIVKRIKTLGDEGRRVTDTDVMAISDAVMLLECRPVISLKQYTVVSGTNVIPTASVTMQVNGKEVTGAATGDGPVDAALRVLQQSVAVAGDIRLDEYHVDAVTGGTDAMVEVTVKLRKDGHTITSRGARTDIIQASVEAVITGMNRLLREYHEKRSTNTD; from the coding sequence GTGATTGTTTTATTGCGCGATAAAAAGATTCGATTCCTGGATACAACGCTTCGAGATGGCGAACAGACCCCTGGCGTCTCTCTGTCTCCAACAGACAAGGTAGAGATAGCCACTGCATTATCAGACATCGGGGTTCATGTCATCGAAGCAGGGTCTGCGGTTGCCTCTGAAGGTGAACGGGAAGCTATCCGTCTTATTGCACAGGCAGGTCTGTCCGCTGAATGCTGCACCTATGTCCGGGCATTACCACAGGATATAGACTGTGCTGCTGATGCTGGGGCAGATTCAGTTCATCTGGTTGTTCCTGTTTCAGACCTTCACATAGAACGCAAGATGCAAAAGACTCGTGAACAGGTATTTTCAATGGCTATGGAAGCTGTTGAATATGCAAAAACCCGCGGTCTTATTGTAGAACTCTCTGGTGAAGATGCATCAAGAGCAGACATGGAATTTCTCCAAACCCTCTATGCTGCAGGTATTGAGCATGGTGCAGATCGGCTCTGTTTCTGTGACACTGTCGGAGTGCTTACTCCGGAAGTAACTGCGGAGATAATACCACCTCTTTGTCTTGCACCACTAAGTATACATTGTCACAATGATCTTGGGCTTGCCCTTGCAAACACACTTGCTGCGCTGAAAGCCGGAGCATCCTGTTGTCATGTAACGGTCAACGGACTTGGGGAGCGTGCAGGTAACACCCCGTTCGAAGAAGTGGTTATGGCTCTTGAACATCTGTATAAGGTGGACACAGGTATAGAAACAAGAAAGATCTATCCTCTGTCGACCTTGGTTTCACGACTAACTGGTGTTCCATTTGCTACAAACAAGCCGATTGTCGGGACTATGGCATTTACTCATGAGAGTGGGATCCATGCTCATGGACTCTTCAGAGACACCAGGACATATGAGCCGATTGCACCAGAGCTTGTGGGAAGAATGCGGCGTATTGTTCTTGGGAAACATTCCGGGTCTGCCTCGGTAAAAGCCGCCCTGACTGAGCTTGGGTATTCTCCAAATCCCCGTCAGCTTGAGGAGATTGTAAAACGAATCAAGACTCTGGGTGATGAAGGACGGCGGGTTACTGATACCGATGTCATGGCTATATCAGACGCGGTCATGCTTCTTGAATGCAGGCCGGTCATCTCACTTAAGCAGTATACAGTTGTTTCAGGAACAAATGTAATTCCAACTGCTTCTGTTACCATGCAGGTAAATGGAAAGGAAGTGACTGGTGCAGCGACTGGAGATGGCCCGGTTGATGCTGCACTCCGGGTATTACAGCAGTCCGTTGCAGTGGCCGGAGACATCAGACTTGATGAGTATCATGTAGATGCAGTCACCGGCGGAACAGACGCCATGGTAGAAGTTACCGTAAAGCTTAGAAAAGATGGACACACGATAACATCACGCGGGGCCAGAACTGACATTATCCAGGCCAGCGTGGAGGCGGTCATCACGGGGATGAACCGTCTGCTGAGGGAGTATCATGAAAAGCGGAGCACAAATACTGATTGA
- a CDS encoding TM1812 family CRISPR-associated protein — protein sequence MNQMRCISFAGPGLLEKRRYCRDTTCMESDLVQEAIFHLYHPNEIILCLSEPAAAHIASSLESRNIPVNKVWIPCGTDEDQLWEIFSILCTLPLDHEEILFDITAGCHSLPFMTFLAASYLHSVRHVTIHGVIYAPAIGDDGFCRFVDLKPLMDILDWIAGVRSVTHYVDAEPIYNLLNHLQGNIHRSGEEQNPPVRLTGWASLLWQFSDAVRLARPVDAMYAASGIVRDMDEVNEELVRYAPSLVPVLGATRELADLAAEPEPDHCSEEYIQKQIRVISFQLDKGLYLQAVTLAREVLITLLMIRMNVNANWLDADIRHQVSRTLTGGALDLQQKSYDKTQYSDDLILYPDWKELVRIWIRVSDLRNNLAHCGMNQRDDSIRSIRKRSSDILPDIERFMVLCLSGKNNIENI from the coding sequence ATGAATCAGATGCGATGTATCTCATTTGCTGGTCCTGGCCTATTAGAAAAAAGAAGATATTGTCGTGACACAACCTGTATGGAATCAGACCTTGTTCAGGAGGCAATATTTCATTTGTATCATCCAAATGAGATTATTCTTTGCCTTTCTGAACCGGCTGCTGCACATATTGCTTCATCTTTAGAAAGCCGTAATATTCCGGTTAACAAAGTATGGATCCCATGTGGAACTGATGAAGATCAGTTGTGGGAGATTTTTAGTATTTTATGTACCCTCCCCCTTGATCATGAAGAAATTCTCTTCGATATCACAGCAGGGTGCCATTCGTTACCCTTCATGACCTTCCTGGCCGCTTCTTATCTCCACTCGGTCAGACATGTAACAATTCATGGTGTTATCTATGCACCTGCTATTGGTGATGATGGATTTTGCAGGTTCGTAGACCTCAAACCCTTGATGGACATTTTGGATTGGATTGCAGGAGTCAGATCAGTTACGCACTATGTTGATGCAGAGCCAATATACAACCTTCTCAATCATCTACAAGGCAACATTCACCGGTCAGGAGAAGAACAAAATCCTCCGGTTCGTTTGACTGGTTGGGCAAGCCTACTCTGGCAATTTAGTGACGCAGTCCGCCTTGCTCGTCCGGTTGATGCGATGTATGCTGCATCAGGAATAGTCCGTGATATGGATGAAGTCAATGAAGAACTGGTCAGGTATGCTCCATCCCTTGTTCCCGTTCTTGGAGCAACCAGGGAACTTGCAGATCTTGCAGCAGAACCTGAACCTGATCACTGCTCGGAAGAATATATTCAAAAACAGATCCGGGTGATATCATTCCAGCTTGATAAGGGATTATATCTCCAGGCAGTTACTCTTGCCCGCGAAGTACTGATAACTCTTTTAATGATTCGGATGAATGTGAATGCAAACTGGTTGGATGCTGATATCCGCCACCAGGTATCCAGAACATTGACCGGTGGAGCTTTGGATTTGCAACAAAAATCATATGACAAAACCCAATATTCAGATGATCTGATATTGTATCCAGACTGGAAAGAGTTGGTCAGGATCTGGATTCGGGTATCTGATCTTCGAAATAATCTTGCTCATTGTGGAATGAACCAGCGTGATGACAGCATCCGTTCTATCCGAAAGCGTTCGTCTGATATTCTTCCGGATATTGAACGCTTTATGGTTCTTTGTCTGTCAGGAAAAAATAATATTGAGAATATTTAG
- a CDS encoding ferredoxin-thioredoxin reductase catalytic domain-containing protein, giving the protein MAETEDEIKSWALEYSRSKGWVLNPDEKQRNAVIKGLSRNSDRHGERYCPCRIRSGDKEKDKAIICPCEYHVHELEQAGHCTCNFFYDPEYL; this is encoded by the coding sequence GTGGCAGAAACTGAAGATGAAATAAAAAGTTGGGCTCTGGAGTATTCCCGATCGAAAGGATGGGTTCTCAATCCTGATGAAAAACAACGAAATGCAGTGATCAAGGGGCTGTCCCGGAATTCTGACCGACATGGTGAACGGTATTGTCCGTGCCGTATTCGTTCAGGAGATAAAGAGAAAGATAAGGCCATCATTTGTCCCTGTGAGTATCATGTACATGAACTTGAACAGGCTGGTCATTGTACGTGTAATTTCTTTTACGATCCAGAATACCTCTGA
- a CDS encoding DUF4013 domain-containing protein encodes MASYSAIISNASEYVKTGLIDHWKRWIVLIILSLIQMFTINIIPLVSGYLVRVYAQPDDMAPEIDEYGKLFVDGWKMNIVTILYMIPAIIIALAFGAVGVISALAGLFAEGKMTHIGGLMVGSIGLFLAFLVFLLITLVMNMAYVHFSRSGRLLDAFSIGEITRNISDGIGWGSYIVMWIIVWLLTTVFFFIISGLTMIPILGWLALLALTPLWSVFLAKINGNVYYNRP; translated from the coding sequence ATGGCATCGTATTCCGCAATTATTTCAAATGCTTCAGAGTACGTAAAAACAGGTCTAATAGATCACTGGAAACGATGGATAGTTCTAATTATTCTTTCACTCATCCAGATGTTCACTATAAACATCATACCCCTTGTCAGTGGATACCTGGTCCGGGTATATGCACAACCGGATGATATGGCCCCAGAGATAGATGAGTATGGTAAATTATTTGTCGATGGCTGGAAGATGAACATAGTTACCATTCTGTACATGATACCAGCAATTATCATCGCACTTGCATTTGGAGCTGTTGGTGTAATTTCTGCGCTAGCCGGTTTGTTTGCCGAAGGAAAAATGACTCATATTGGTGGACTTATGGTTGGAAGTATCGGACTCTTCCTCGCATTCCTGGTATTCCTTCTCATAACACTTGTGATGAACATGGCATATGTGCACTTTTCACGATCTGGCAGGTTATTAGACGCCTTTAGTATTGGAGAAATAACCCGGAATATATCTGATGGAATTGGATGGGGAAGTTACATTGTTATGTGGATTATTGTATGGTTACTGACGACAGTGTTTTTCTTCATAATTTCCGGCTTAACTATGATCCCAATTCTGGGATGGCTTGCCTTACTGGCATTAACACCACTCTGGTCAGTATTTCTTGCTAAAATAAACGGTAATGTTTATTATAACCGTCCCTGA
- a CDS encoding universal stress protein, producing the protein MFSHILAGVDGSKESFRALSFALTLAKQFNGTVDAMYSIPPRIYAELAEREVKVEEPTGDVKFISMLQQEENHIRDLVLSYAEKEGISIGFHTRVGDPVDSMMEFVSTSNIDLIIVGSSGKGMADRLILGSVSTGIVHKSPVPVLVTKPES; encoded by the coding sequence ATGTTTTCCCATATTCTAGCTGGAGTAGATGGCTCAAAGGAGAGCTTTCGAGCACTTTCTTTTGCATTAACCTTAGCAAAACAGTTTAATGGAACGGTTGACGCAATGTATTCAATCCCCCCACGGATATATGCAGAACTAGCCGAACGTGAAGTAAAAGTAGAAGAACCCACAGGTGATGTAAAATTTATAAGTATGCTTCAACAGGAAGAAAACCACATCAGAGATTTAGTTCTGAGTTATGCTGAAAAAGAAGGAATTTCAATAGGATTTCATACCCGAGTAGGTGATCCTGTAGATTCGATGATGGAGTTTGTATCAACATCAAATATTGATCTAATTATCGTCGGATCATCAGGGAAAGGTATGGCAGACCGGTTAATCCTTGGAAGTGTCAGTACTGGGATCGTACATAAAAGTCCAGTGCCAGTGCTCGTTACGAAGCCTGAATCCTGA
- a CDS encoding TIGR00266 family protein: MSRIKCTTVKDQRTRVLISSDIQASSDGNTMQYEIKYKPSYAMLEVTLQPNESITAEAGSMSWMQPSIEVHTRMRKKGLLGSIGMALIGGQSFFVNDFTATNSPGKAGFSAAPLGDVDTLQVSPGKGFIIQKSAYLASEKDVNLDVEWQGFSKGLFGQGLFMIKVSGEGLLFINTFGAIDKHVLGAGERLIVDNFHLVAFSDSCQYQVTKFGGWKETLLSGEFLVTDITGPGDVYVQTKNIREMADWIWTLIEPRVQAKAR; the protein is encoded by the coding sequence TTGTCGCGCATTAAATGCACCACTGTAAAAGATCAACGAACCAGAGTGCTTATCTCATCAGACATCCAGGCTTCATCTGACGGAAATACCATGCAGTATGAGATCAAGTACAAACCATCCTACGCAATGCTTGAAGTGACCCTTCAACCGAATGAATCCATCACTGCTGAAGCAGGATCGATGAGCTGGATGCAGCCTTCTATTGAGGTTCATACACGGATGCGAAAAAAGGGGCTTCTTGGTTCGATAGGAATGGCCCTCATCGGCGGTCAGTCTTTCTTTGTGAATGATTTTACTGCCACAAACTCACCTGGAAAAGCCGGATTTTCAGCGGCCCCCTTAGGAGACGTAGACACCTTGCAGGTTTCACCGGGAAAAGGATTTATCATCCAGAAATCAGCGTATCTCGCTTCAGAAAAAGATGTCAATCTTGATGTGGAATGGCAGGGCTTTTCAAAGGGGTTGTTTGGCCAGGGACTTTTTATGATTAAGGTATCCGGAGAAGGACTTCTTTTTATCAATACCTTTGGAGCGATTGACAAGCATGTTCTTGGAGCTGGAGAACGGCTTATTGTTGATAACTTCCACCTGGTTGCATTTAGTGATTCATGTCAGTACCAGGTAACAAAATTTGGTGGATGGAAAGAAACTCTTCTGAGTGGGGAATTTTTAGTCACCGATATTACCGGACCCGGGGATGTGTATGTTCAGACAAAGAACATTCGTGAGATGGCTGACTGGATATGGACGCTCATTGAGCCACGGGTGCAGGCCAAGGCTCGATAA